Proteins from a single region of Fundulus heteroclitus isolate FHET01 chromosome 12, MU-UCD_Fhet_4.1, whole genome shotgun sequence:
- the rgmb gene encoding RGM domain family member B has translation MGRARCCCRGAERLASPSVTRRFRPLLLLIIGLCCGARIGQCQVATTQCRIQKCTTDFVSLTSHLTPAVDGFHAEFCKALRAYSACTQGTAKACRGNLVYHSAVLGISDLMSQRNCSRDGPTPSAHPEIHLEPCNYHSRTQHTHTHSHIHSHSHGHGRSRPGYLFCGLFGDPHLRTFKDSFQTCKVEGAWPLIDNDYLSVQVTNVPVVNGSSATATNKITIIFKPYEGCTDQRVYQAVTDSLPAAFDDGTVSSGDPIHTSFGADGAAGKVRALWISERSPGRHVELHAGYIGVTVIIRQLGRYLTLAVRIPEELAQAYDDTQDLQLCLNGCPSSERIDQAGHLPLPPSPPALGLQRQQLRRPGYSAQMQAYPFGARHVFGVEGAKERCSEKLEALDIYFHSCVFDLLTTGDANFTLAAHSAQKDMENLHPHRDRWRIYPRGSAASFFLSNSQLIKKLTPLLLCALSVVFL, from the exons ATGGGGAGAGCCAGATGCTGTTGCCGCGGGGCTGAGCGCCTCGCTTCCCCGTCCGTGACGCGCCGCTTCcggccgctgctgctgctgatcatCGGTCTCTGCTGCGGCGCTCGCATAG GTCAGTGCCAAGTGGCTACCACCCAGTGTCGCATCCAGAAGTGCACCACCGACTTTGTCTcgctgacctcccacctgacgCCCGCCGTGGATGGCTTTCACGCTGAGTTTTGCAAGGCTCTACGCGCGTATTCAGCCTGCACCCAGGGGACAGCTAAGGCCTGCCGGGGAAACCTGGTGTACCACTCAGCCGTGCTGGGCATCTCGGACCTCATGAGTCAGAGGAACTGTTCCAGAGATGGCCCAACTCCCTCTGCGCACCCCGAGATCCACCTTGAACCCTGCAACTACCACAGCCGCACCcagcacacccacacacactccCACATCCACTCTCACTCCCATGGCCATGGCCGCTCTCGGCCCGGGTACTTGTTCTGTGGACTATTCGGGGACCCCCACCTGAGAACATTTAAGGACAGTTTCCAGACTTGTAAGGTGGAGGGGGCATGGCCTCTTATTGACAATGACTATCTGTCGGTGCAGGTCACTAATGTTCCCGTGGTTAACGGCTCCAGTGCAACCGCAACCAACAAG ATCACCATCATCTTCAAGCCATATGAGGGTTGCACAGACCAGAGGGTGTACCAGGCAGTCACGGACAGCCTCCCAGCTGCCTTTGATGACGGCACGGTGAGCAGCGGAGACCCCATCCACACCTCCTTCGGCGCTGACGGCGCGGCCGGGAAGGTCCGGGCTCTTTGGATCTCTGAACGCAGCCCCGGGCGCCACGTGGAGCTGCACGCTGGCTATATCGGCGTGACTGTAATCATTCGCCAGCTGGGGCGCTACCTGACGTTGGCTGTGCGGATcccggaggagctggctcaGGCCTACGATGATACCCAGgacctgcagctctgcctgaACGGCTGCCCCAGCAGCGAGCGCATCGACCAGGCGGGCCACCTCCCCCTGCCGCCTTCTCCGCCCGCGCTCGGCCTGCAGCGACAGCAGCTGCGCCGGCCAGGCTACTCCGCGCAAATGCAGGCGTACCCCTTTGGTGCTAGACACGTTTTTGGCGTGGAAGGGGCGAAGGAGCGCTGCAGTGAGAAGCTGGAGGCCCTAGACATCTACTTCCACTCCTGCGTGTTTGATCTCCTCACCACTGGAGATGCTAACTTTACATTGGCTGCACACAGCGCCCAGAAGGACATGGAAAACCTTCATCCACACCGGGACAGATGGAGGATATACCCCCGTGGCTCTGCAGCCTCCTTCTTCCTCTCCAACTCTCAGCTTATCAAAAAGCTCACTCCGCTCCTGCTGTGCGCCCTGAGCGTCGTATTCTTGTGA